From a single Populus trichocarpa isolate Nisqually-1 chromosome 17, P.trichocarpa_v4.1, whole genome shotgun sequence genomic region:
- the LOC18106429 gene encoding malate dehydrogenase, mitochondrial, which translates to MPKAAPKSSNLSDDDIKALTWRTQDGGTEVVEAKAGKGSATLSMAYAGAVFADACLKGLNGVPDIVECSFVQSSITDLPFFASKVSQWSEARHQLHITSWA; encoded by the exons ATGCCAAAGGCCGCTCCCAAATCCAGTAATTTATCAGATGATGACATAAAGGCTCTCACTTGGCGAACACAGGATGGAGGAACTGAGGTTGTGGAAGCGAAGGCTGGAAAGGGATCAGCGACACTTTCCATGGC CTACGCTGGAGCTGTCTTTGCTGATGCTTGCTTAAAGGGGCTCAATGGAGTTCCAGATATTGTTGAATGCTCCTTTGTGCAATCAAGCATCACTGATTTGCCTTTCTTTGCCTCTAAGGTGAGTCAATGGTCAGAAGCTAGGCACCAGCTTCACATCACAAGCTGGGCTTGA